Below is a genomic region from Brassica oleracea var. oleracea cultivar TO1000 chromosome C9, BOL, whole genome shotgun sequence.
TGGCAAGTGCCAGCACATGATTGAACTTAGTCAAGGATGCAATCACATAACTTGCAGGTATCTTCTTAACACTTTGATCAACCTAAGAAACCTAAGCAATTATTCAATCTTTCCTTGTTTAACCATATTGGGGGCGTATTTCCCTTTTGGTATTTGCTTTAGATGTGGGCATGAGTTCTGCTACAATTGTGGAGGAGGATGGAACAAAAAAACAGGGACTTGTGTTAAGCAATGCCCGACCTGGGACGAAGCGTACATCATGCGGCAAGATCAAGATCCAGGGCGTGCGTATGTGGCGCCTAACAACTACTTTGATGATCATGATGAGGAGGATGAAGCTGATGAAGATATTGAGTACGGCTATGGTGACTTCCCCTTTAATTTGGGGCAACATATGAATATTGTTAATCCTGAAGAGCCCTTTGATCCCTTCTTCGACCTGCCAGATGGTAATGTGCCAAATCTCTATATAAAGCCCCTTGAATCTCATAAGCTGTTCCTACTGAAATCACTCTCTGATGCTCCTCTAGGTGTGATCTTTCACCCATCTATGCTGTCTCCCAGGAGCCGTCAGCAATTCTACGACTCGGATGATGATTCTGATGAGGAAAGGTTGCGACCACCTCATTTGAGACAGAGTAATGCCCCGTCTGGTGATGAGACAACAAGAGTTAATGGTCATTTGAGACAGAGTAATGCCCCGTCTGGTAATGAGACGACAAGAGTTAATGCTCCTCCTGAGGAAGAAGAAGAAGTGGACGACTGCCCATACTTCGGAACGTATGGAAAGTACGCTATAGTATATGACTCGGACGGCTATGAAATCGAGGATTACACGAACCCTTTCCATCCAGATTACTATCCTCAGTTTTGAGGTCTAGTTTGGAACCGAAGTTCGACTCTGTTTTCTTTTTCTCCTCAGCTCCAAACACTTTGCTATATGACTTTTTCGGCTGTAATGTTTTTGGAGGTTCATATGTTTTCTATGACTTGTTGCTGCGTCTGAGTTTGGGAGATTGAGAAAAGTGTAAAACTTGGAATTTGGGTTTGAAGGTAGGGCTTTTGTTTCACCGTATTGTTCCATTGCTGAGTTATGTGATTGCCAGCTGAATCACAACCCGTAAGTTGCTAAAACGAACACGGACACGTTTAATCAATTTCTCATAATTAGTTAGTCACTATGGGTCGGATAAAACCCATCTTAGAATACCCACCCATTAGGTGAGATTCAGTAACTGTCCCAATCGTCACCGTCCAGGAGATTTAGCCGTCTTTCTCTCTCCCGGTGACGTTTATCGGCGATTGCTTTAGTTTCACGGATTTCCCAGTCTTCTACGAACCCTCAGGCGCAATTCCACACTTTGTCTATTGTCGTCGTCCACCCTGAAGATGCCTTAGTTTCTGTCACATGTATAAAATTAAGTCGAATGGTATATTGTTCTGTGTTGAGAAAGGTTGTATACTTTGTCGTTATGGTTTTATTCCTTGAATGTAGAGTTAAAATCTCTTAAATTTTTCTTAATGGTAATCACATAACTCAACAATGGATAAAATAAAATTTATTTGTATACTTTGTGGTTATGGTTTTATTCCTTGAATGTATAGAACTAGCTAGGGATTAGAGATGTCAAATAGGTTGGACCGTCCCATCCCGTCCCGACCCGCCGCGGGCTCAGCATCTCGTGGATCTAGGCGGTCCCGTCCCGCGCGGGCTGCGGTCTAGAGAAAGACGGCCCAGTCCCGTACCGCCTAATTGCACAATCCCTTACAAGCCGTCCCGCGGGCTGGACGCGAAAGGAGTGCAGCATGACGTTTCTCGACGCTGCAGGCTGCTCCAGTGACCACTACATACCTAACTGCACATAATGAATGATATATGAACACATGACCCATCTACTATTGGAGCTTAACAAAATTTTACATATATTAGTCTTGTTCTGTATTTTTTTTTTCTATTGAAGACTCTTCAAGTTTGGTGCAGATATTGGATGCAATCAAGTTCACTGTTAATTACTAGCCATTCAATCTGTTTCTTCAGATAACTTTGAAGAACTATAGTTTGTTGTTTGATCGTGAGTATAAAAAATTAAGTCTCAACAAAAGTAAAATTTAGAGAAACACCAAATGGTCCAAATCATAGTATTCAAAACCAAAAATCATGCAACTTAAACAAGAAATCTGAAATTGTAATTGAAGCAAAACACCAAATCAAGATAACATTTCAAACTTGCTCATCTACTCATCTTCATCTTCCCCATCAACAATGGACTCAAATGTTGGTAATTTCTCTTCTTCTCCATCACCATCGATTTCTTCATCTACAAATATCAGTGTACAAGTCAGTAATGTTACTCTTACTAAAATTATAATGTGAGTTATTTACCATGTGCGTAAGATTCATATCCTTTGATCCAATTCCTAGTGCATATCAGAGCTTGCACATTTTCTGGGAGTAGACGACTCCTATATTTATTTAGAACTCGCGATCCAATACTGAAGGAGGACTCCGAAGCCACTGTTGTGATTGGAATACTTAGCAGATCACATGCCATTGCAGCCAAGTCACCATACCGATGCGCATTATCTTTCCACCAATCGAGGATGTCCAAGCTCTGGAAATTAGTAATGTCCAAAGGTGGTTCTTCAAGATAAGCTTCTAGAGGTGTCTTTCCACTAACAATTCCACTGACTTTGCGAAATGCAAAGAAATCCTAGCAAAGTTAAAAAAAAATATCAGAGAGGAAAAAAAAACTAAACAGCAAAGCAACGTAACTATAATTCTTTCACTGATGAATTGGAGGCCGACGACGGAAGGAAAAAAATTGAACAGAAGAAAAAAATGCTTGTGAAAGATAAACAGAAGGAAAAAAATTTTAAAACACTCACATTGTAGTTCCCAAACAGTCCCATTGATCCTGCCGCACAAGCTTTTTGCGGAACAGTGTCACGTGGCTCAGTGGAAGGTGAGTTATTCTTGGAGTTTTTGTCGTATGTCTCAAACAGAATACTGAGCTTCTCACGCAAGTTCTTCACCTTTGCATCACGTGTACTTATGTCAAGCTTCCCTAAACAACATTTAACAATTGAAAGCTTAAACCGTGAATCAAAGACTGCTGCCATTGCAAAAACACCACTAACTTCATCCCAATATTTGTCAAACTTCTCCTTCATCGGTGGCACCATGTATCTGACAATCTCATCTGCGCTTTCCTCATTTCTCCGAAGCCAATCATGGATCAACCAAACCTGATAGAAATACAGGTTTGCAGTCGGGTAATTCGAACCAGACATCAAGCTTGTGATCACAGCAAAATGACCCAAAAAATCGCAGATATTAGCGGCTCTAGTCCATTCCTCATCTGTGGGCGCTGTTTTATAACCCTTCTTATCAAATGTCTCCAACTTAACAAATGCTTTACGGTATTTGAGAGCTCTTTCAAGCATATAGTAAGTTGAGTTCCATCTCGTCGACACGTCCAGTATCAGCCACCCACTTTCTACTACACCCGCAGCATCCACACATTTTTGGAACAATTGTTCACGTGTTTCCGATCCTAATACATACTTAACCCTCTCTCTTACTTTCTGCGAAGATTCTCCAATAACCTTCAACCCATCTTGCACTATGAGATTAAGTATGTGAGCTGNNNNNNNNNNNNNNNNNNNNNNNNNNNNNNNNNNNNNNNNNNNNNNNNNNNNNNNNNNNNNNNNNNNNNNNNNNNNNNNNNNNNNNNNNNNNNNNNNNNNNNNNNNNNNNNNNNNNNNNNNNNNNNNNNNNNNNNNNNNNNNNNNNNNNNNNNNNNNNNNNNNNNNNNNNNNATCATACCGGTATGTGGTGGTGGTAGAGCACAAAACGTCAGGATCTTGCTGTTCAACTTCCAATTCCGATCAATGTAATGTGCTGTCACACACATGTATCCTTCCCGTTTCACGGATGTCCTCAAGTCAGACGTGAAGGAGACTCGTCCAGGGAGAGTCGCTAATTCCCTCTTGAGTGTGTCTCTCTCGCTTTCATATAGTCTATACACATCTGCTCTCGCTGTTTTTCGACAAATGGTTTGGACATCAGCATTCAAATACTTCCAGGTGTCTCTCACTCTTTCATACTCCACGTACGAGTAAGGTAGATCATGCTAGACTATTGTCTTAGCTACCATCTGCCTAAACACAGTATGATCATACTTTCGAGATACCACTTTCCCGTCGATATTGAGTTGTTGCTGCCTTCCTCGATTCCTTGGATACATTTTACATCTCTCCCGATGTCTTCTCAACCCACTGGTTCCATGCGAATGTGATTGCCATGCATACTCACGTTTGCAATGATTGCATGCAGCTTTCAACTTTCCATTGGGTTTTTTGACCACCTTGAAATCTTTCCAGACATCTGATTTTTGTCTCTCTTCCCTTTCCTCTTCACCGATTTCATCCTCATCAAACTCTTCTTCATCCAGTTCATCACCAAGCTCGGGTATGTCCTCTGCGACCTTCTCCTTCTTCTTTTGCGACTGAGTAGGCGAAACCTTCTTCATTTTGGACTTAGTAGGCGACTTTCTTCTCCCTCCACGAATCACAGACTTCATAGGAACAGACTTCCCTTTACTATACACCTGTCCAGACGAGCCAACGCCACCATCTATAGTGAATTGCAACATGGGTTTCCCCGTGGCTGTTCCGAAACTGGTCTGTCTGTGAGGCTTGGTTTTTTGGATTGGTTGACTGATTTCAACATCAGAATCATCAGTATCATCGACAAGACTGATAAGCCTTTTTCTGCTTTCTTGCTGCTTCCCATCAGCACGAGTTACACCAGCTTCCTGAGAAGCAATCTGATCATCAACCTCAGCTGCTGCAGCAAGAGTAGCTAAGACTTCCTGAGTGGCAAAGTCCACAGTATTTGGCGGGGAGTAATTCGGATCCCACGTCGACTGATCTTCGGACTGGCTCCTTGATCCCATGGTCTCTCTCGCTCTCAAGTTTTGTGTTTTTTTTTTCACGCCGTGGAATGAAATAACCTTTTTAGGGTTTCCTAAATTTTGTCTATTTTTAAAAATTTTTGTTAATATTTTTTTTAAAAATTTGTTACTTTTTTTTTATTTTCAAAGTTCTAAATTTTATTACACAAGTACACAAACACAAATCTCTCGTTCAAATTTACTATATCATCTACGCAATGCAAGCTAAACTAGACAGTGATCCGATAACCTAGTGATTAATGAATCTAAGTTTCACACGTTTAAGAGCTTACTAACCTGAGGTCCTTAAAGCTGCTATATCGGCTGAAGCTGGAAACTACTCGACCAGGTGGTGTATGTACTCGTGCAATCCTTCATTGTTCTCATCACAGGACACAAAAAAAAAGACAGTTCAGTTCATAGAACACAAAAAAAAAGAAAAGACAGTTCAGGACACAAACCTTGGCACGCAATCTCCTTTGGCGCCAGCAACCGTCTTGGGGAAGTCGTTGATGAACATGAAAAATTGAAGCACGCAATCTACTACTCCGCATGATCTCTTCTCTGTATGTACAAAAGAACAAAAGATGAGACATATCAGTACTATCAATGCAAACAACTGAAACAAGACGCTACACTACTCAACACAAGACAATAAGATTCACCGAACTAGTCAACACAAGACAATGAGATAGTGAGTTCTCCTATCAATGATTAATAGTTCTGGGTAAGAGAGTGACTAACCTGATGTCCTGAAGCTGTCTAAGAGGAGAAGAAGATGACCAAGTCACCTACTTTCTCACCATCACTCCATCACCTCAACACAGAACACAAAACAAAGCGACAAACAAACATATCAGATACTGAACACAAGTTATTTTTGTTCTATTATATAGAATTTTTATCACTAAATAAAAGCAAGGTTACCTCAGACAATAAGCATTGTCGATCAACACTGCTGTTACCTGAAAGCAAAGCTACAATGAATCAAAGACAGAACACAAATATACAAACAAACGATGAAACAAAGACACGCTTATTGGTCTTTTTAATAGATGGATCTAACAGTACGCTTACAGATTTTGTTGTTCAATTTGTTTACATGGATCGCTAACCTAGATAAGACATAACACAAACTATAGATCGCTAAGCTAGTTCACTATCTTTCGGATCTTGTTGGTCTTCTTATCTAACAACCTGAAAAAAAAACAAGAGTTACAGCAGAGATTATAAGTCCAAAAGAACTTCAATTTTTTGTCTGAAATACATAACTCTGTACATGCATGTCCGTTCTGTGGAGTTTGGAAGCTCATAGGGAAGAACGGAAGACACATCGAAGAAGAAGAATCTACTTTGTCGAACCCTTGTCGTTTTAGCTCCTCTGCTGCAGACTGCAGTTCGAAGACGAAGTAGTGAGCAGAAGCAGTGTCGGGAGAGCGAACCGCCGTCGTCATCGGTGGAGCTCTGTTTCTTTCCATGGTGGAAGTCGCAACCACATCGCCTTTCACTCTATCTCTCTCGCATTTTTTTTTCAGGTGAAGAGCAAATGAGATTAGGGTTGCGGGAAATGGAGAAACCCGCGGATCACTGTGGGCTTGCCCGCTTTGGGTCCGGTTCCGCGACAAGCCTCTCCCGCTAGGCCCGCTTTTTTGCGGGACATGAAATCACCGGCCCAAGCCCGCCCCACCACAGGTTTAAACGGGCCTATCCCGCGGGCCAAACCTTCCTTTGACATCTCTACTCTTATGTCATTCAACTTGATTTCATTTAAGGTTTATCTGTCCCATTTATTCATATTCAAGTCAACTTGTATTTTATTTTTAATACCAGGATAAGCCTTCGCTCGCGCAGGAATTTGTTTTTGTTTGCTTGTTGGATTTAATTGTTACAGTTTTTGTTCTGTGTGCATCAATATTTTTATTTTTCTGGGTCTGAATTGATTTTAAGAACTGTG
It encodes:
- the LOC106315096 gene encoding zinc finger BED domain-containing protein RICESLEEPER 4-like; this encodes MGSRSQSEDQSTWDPNYSPPNTVDFATQEVLATLAAAAEVDDQIASQEAGVTRADGKQQESRKRLISLVDDTDDSDVEISQPIQKTKPHRQTSFGTATGKPMLQFTIDGGVGSSGQVYSKGKSVPMKSVIRGGRRKSPTKSKMKKVSPTQSQKKKEKVAEDIPELGDELDEEEFDEDEIGEEEREERQKSDVWKDFKVVKKPNGKLKAACNHCKPRADVYRLYESERDTLKRELATLPGRVSFTSDLRTSVKREGYMCVTAHYIDRNWKLNSKILTFCALPPPHTAHILNLIVQDGLKVIGESSQKVRERVKYVLGSETREQLFQKCVDAAGVVESGWLILDVSTRWNSTYYMLERALKYRKAFVKLETFDKKGYKTAPTDEEWTRAANICDFLGHFAVITSLMSGSNYPTANLYFYQVWLIHDWLRRNEESADEIVRYMVPPMKEKFDKYWDEVSGVFAMAAVFDSRFKLSIVKCCLGKLDISTRDAKVKNLREKLSILFETYDKNSKNNSPSTEPRDTVPQKACAAGSMGLFGNYNDFFAFRKVSGIVSGKTPLEAYLEEPPLDITNFQSLDILDWWKDNAHRYGDLAAMACDLLSIPITTVASESSFSIGSRVLNKYRSRLLPENVQALICTRNWIKGYESYAHDEEIDGDGEEEKLPTFESIVDGEDEDE